One window of the Granulicella arctica genome contains the following:
- a CDS encoding HAD-IA family hydrolase, with product MKRQSPITTLFVDVGEVLLTNGWDHLARKRAARHFHLDWASMEERHRLVFETHEEGKLTFEEYLHWVVFFEKRSFTRAQFQAFWFEQSKPYPKMIDLIGKLKTEYKLKIVVVSNESRAVNAFRIEKFKLDLLVDTFVSSCFVGMRKPDSNIFKLALDLAQAKASETLFIDNTLMFTQVAQKLGIRSILHTTYNSTCTALSTYGLKTGKNLSV from the coding sequence ATGAAACGCCAGTCACCGATCACGACACTGTTTGTTGATGTCGGCGAGGTATTGCTGACGAATGGCTGGGATCATCTCGCTCGCAAACGTGCTGCCAGGCATTTCCATTTGGATTGGGCAAGCATGGAAGAGAGACACCGGCTTGTCTTTGAAACCCATGAAGAAGGAAAGCTTACCTTCGAAGAGTACCTGCACTGGGTCGTGTTCTTTGAAAAGCGTTCCTTCACTAGGGCTCAATTCCAGGCGTTCTGGTTTGAGCAATCGAAACCTTATCCGAAGATGATTGATCTGATCGGCAAACTCAAGACTGAATACAAGCTCAAGATAGTGGTCGTGAGCAATGAATCGCGTGCCGTGAACGCCTTCCGTATTGAGAAATTCAAGCTGGACCTGCTGGTCGACACCTTCGTCTCTTCTTGCTTCGTCGGCATGCGAAAGCCCGATTCGAACATTTTTAAGCTTGCTCTCGATCTCGCGCAGGCGAAGGCGTCGGAGACTCTTTTTATCGACAACACACTTATGTTCACGCAGGTCGCGCAAAAGCTGGGGATTAGAAGCATCTTGCATACAACGTACAACTCCACCTGCACTGCGTTGTCAACCTACGGGCTGAAAACCGGCAAGAACCTCTCTGTCTAG
- a CDS encoding phosphoketolase family protein yields MPTKTLTQDLLLHETVAVMDGEETLKIPTPLDPELLRRMNAYWRAANYVSVGQIYLYENPLLKEPLTLAHVKPLVVSHWGTTPGQNFIYVHLNRAINKYDLNMFYIAGPGHGGPAIVGNVYLEGTWTETYPNVTQDEAGLKKLFKQFSFPGGISSHVAPTTPGSIHEGGELGYSLSHAFGAAFDNPDLVVACVIGDGEAETASLATSWHSNKFLDPRTDGAVLPILHLNGYKISNPTVLARIEHEELDQLLRGYGWNPYFVEGDDPETMHQLMAATLDHVIEEIRGVQEEARTNTTTTRPRWPMIVLKSPKGWTGPKIVDGLQIEGTFRSHQVPLLVDAQHPDHVGLLEEWMKSYKAEELFDQNGRLIPELAELAPKGNRRMGANPHANGGVLLHDLEMPDFHEHAVIVTSPGAVQIEDTLILGAFLRDVAKLNEDKHNFRVFGPDETISNLLQAVFEVTDRQWDAREFGNDEFLAPAGRVLDSMLSENQCEGWLEGYLLTGRHGIFNSYEAFIRIVDSMFSQHAKWLKVCRELPWRRDISSLNYLLASHVWQQDHNGFTHQDPGFLDHVINKKADIVRCYLPADANCLLSVTDHCLRSRNYVNVIIAGKHALPQWLTMDAAVVHCTEGIGIWQWASNDQETEPDVVMACCGDTPTLEIMAAVSILREHLPELKIRVVNVVDLMKLQPSTEHPHGLTDKDYDSLFTKDKHIIFGFHGYPWLIHRLTYARNNRNLHVRGYKEEGTITTPFDMRVQNDLDRFHLVQDVVDRVPNLGSKGAYLKQQMKDKLIIHKHYIDAHGQDMPEILNWKWDGAK; encoded by the coding sequence ATGCCCACGAAAACGCTCACTCAGGATCTCTTATTGCACGAGACGGTTGCCGTCATGGACGGGGAAGAGACCCTCAAGATTCCTACGCCTCTCGATCCGGAGCTGCTTCGCAGGATGAATGCCTACTGGCGCGCAGCAAACTACGTGTCTGTCGGCCAAATCTACCTCTATGAGAACCCGCTTCTGAAAGAGCCGCTAACACTGGCGCATGTCAAGCCGCTAGTGGTCTCGCATTGGGGCACCACACCCGGGCAGAACTTCATATACGTTCATCTGAACAGGGCCATCAACAAGTATGACCTGAACATGTTCTACATTGCGGGTCCCGGGCACGGTGGCCCGGCGATCGTGGGGAACGTTTACCTGGAAGGAACCTGGACTGAGACTTACCCCAACGTAACGCAGGATGAGGCGGGGCTGAAGAAGCTCTTCAAGCAGTTCTCGTTTCCTGGCGGCATCTCCAGCCATGTAGCCCCAACGACCCCGGGATCGATCCACGAGGGCGGCGAATTGGGCTACTCGCTCAGCCACGCCTTCGGCGCGGCGTTCGACAACCCTGACCTGGTTGTCGCCTGTGTGATCGGGGATGGAGAGGCCGAAACGGCGTCGCTCGCAACCTCGTGGCACTCTAACAAGTTTCTCGATCCAAGAACCGATGGAGCCGTGCTGCCCATCCTGCACCTGAACGGATACAAAATCAGTAACCCGACCGTGCTCGCTCGCATCGAGCATGAGGAACTTGACCAGCTGCTGAGAGGCTACGGATGGAACCCCTATTTCGTCGAGGGAGACGATCCAGAAACGATGCACCAGCTCATGGCTGCCACCCTCGATCACGTGATCGAGGAGATCCGCGGCGTTCAGGAGGAAGCACGTACCAACACGACCACAACACGGCCTCGTTGGCCGATGATTGTCTTGAAATCGCCGAAAGGCTGGACCGGACCGAAGATCGTGGACGGCCTGCAGATTGAGGGGACTTTCCGCTCTCATCAGGTGCCGCTGCTGGTCGATGCCCAGCATCCAGACCACGTTGGTCTGCTTGAGGAGTGGATGAAGAGCTACAAAGCAGAAGAGCTCTTCGATCAGAACGGCCGGCTCATCCCGGAGCTGGCGGAACTGGCGCCCAAGGGCAATCGCCGCATGGGAGCGAATCCTCACGCCAACGGTGGAGTTCTCTTGCACGATCTGGAGATGCCAGATTTCCACGAGCACGCGGTGATCGTCACGTCACCTGGCGCAGTGCAGATCGAAGACACCCTCATCTTGGGGGCGTTCCTCAGAGATGTAGCGAAGCTCAATGAAGACAAGCACAACTTCCGTGTCTTCGGTCCAGACGAAACGATTTCCAACCTGCTGCAGGCGGTCTTCGAGGTCACGGATCGTCAGTGGGACGCACGCGAGTTCGGCAACGACGAGTTTCTGGCTCCGGCGGGTCGTGTTCTCGATTCAATGCTGAGCGAAAACCAGTGTGAGGGTTGGCTTGAGGGTTATCTGCTCACCGGACGGCACGGCATTTTCAATAGCTACGAAGCATTCATCCGGATCGTCGATTCGATGTTCAGCCAGCACGCGAAGTGGCTGAAGGTCTGCCGCGAGCTGCCGTGGCGTCGCGACATCTCGTCGCTGAATTATCTGCTCGCATCCCATGTCTGGCAGCAGGACCATAATGGCTTCACTCACCAGGACCCCGGCTTCCTCGACCATGTCATCAATAAGAAGGCAGACATCGTGCGTTGCTACCTGCCAGCCGATGCCAACTGCTTGCTGTCCGTGACAGACCACTGCCTCAGAAGCAGAAACTACGTCAACGTGATCATCGCCGGAAAGCACGCGCTCCCGCAATGGCTGACCATGGATGCCGCCGTCGTGCATTGCACGGAAGGCATCGGTATCTGGCAGTGGGCCAGCAATGACCAAGAGACTGAGCCGGATGTTGTCATGGCATGCTGTGGAGACACGCCCACGCTCGAGATCATGGCTGCAGTCTCGATTCTGCGGGAACACCTGCCGGAACTGAAGATCCGTGTCGTCAATGTGGTCGACCTGATGAAGTTGCAGCCCAGCACGGAACACCCACACGGACTTACGGACAAGGACTATGACTCGCTGTTCACTAAGGACAAGCACATCATCTTCGGATTTCACGGATATCCGTGGCTGATCCATCGCCTCACGTATGCCCGTAACAACCGCAACCTGCACGTGCGCGGGTACAAGGAAGAGGGAACAATCACAACACCCTTCGACATGAGGGTGCAGAACGATTTGGATCGCTTCCACCTGGTGCAGGATGTAGTGGATCGTGTACCCAATCTAGGGTCGAAGGGGGCTTATCTGAAACAGCAGATGAAAGACAAGCTCATCATCCACAAGCACTACATTGATGCGCACGGCCAAGACATGCCAGAGATACTGAATTGGAAATGGGACGGTGCGAAATGA
- a CDS encoding class I fructose-bisphosphate aldolase, which translates to MNTQSLIDTSNKMVADGKGLLAIDESTGTCNERFEQAGIPQTEEMRRSYRDLIVSTPGISESISGMILFDETIRQRTGEGIPFAEALTQKGIIPGIKVDVGAKPLAGFPGEKVTEGLDGLRERLSNYFAMGARFAKWRAVLTIGREIPSRGCIQANADALARYAALCQETGLVPVVEPEVLMEGTHTLETCRVVTEQVLRCVFEELVAQRVLLEGLILKPNMVLPGLDCPIQESVDEVADATMHCLRRTVPAAVAGVAFLSGGQSGGLASARLNAMHLNHMARLPWAVGFSFGRAIQQPALSIWDGSPANSRAAQRALYHRAACNRAARFGEYTLQFESDAAQVLPPAIPEAVFAGVV; encoded by the coding sequence ATGAACACCCAATCTCTCATCGATACTTCAAATAAAATGGTCGCTGACGGAAAAGGTTTGCTGGCGATCGACGAGAGCACCGGCACCTGCAATGAGAGATTTGAGCAGGCCGGCATCCCGCAGACTGAAGAGATGAGGCGCAGCTACCGAGATCTCATCGTCAGCACGCCTGGCATTTCGGAATCGATCAGCGGCATGATCCTCTTCGATGAAACGATCCGCCAGCGAACCGGTGAAGGGATCCCATTCGCTGAAGCTCTTACCCAGAAGGGAATCATCCCCGGAATAAAAGTGGACGTGGGTGCAAAGCCTCTGGCCGGATTCCCCGGAGAGAAGGTCACCGAGGGTTTAGACGGCTTGCGCGAACGCCTCTCGAACTACTTCGCAATGGGTGCACGGTTTGCCAAGTGGCGTGCAGTCCTCACCATCGGCAGGGAAATCCCGAGCCGCGGGTGCATACAGGCCAATGCAGACGCGCTTGCCCGTTATGCAGCGCTATGCCAGGAAACGGGTCTCGTCCCGGTCGTCGAGCCCGAGGTGCTCATGGAGGGCACGCATACCCTGGAGACCTGTCGCGTCGTTACGGAGCAGGTGCTGCGCTGCGTCTTTGAAGAACTTGTCGCGCAACGGGTACTGCTGGAGGGCCTAATCCTCAAGCCCAACATGGTGCTTCCCGGCCTGGACTGCCCCATACAGGAATCGGTCGACGAGGTGGCGGACGCTACGATGCACTGTCTCCGCCGCACCGTTCCGGCCGCCGTTGCAGGGGTGGCGTTCCTGTCGGGTGGTCAGTCCGGTGGGCTTGCCTCGGCGCGTCTTAACGCTATGCACCTCAACCACATGGCAAGATTGCCCTGGGCGGTCGGATTCTCTTTCGGTCGCGCAATCCAACAGCCCGCGCTAAGTATCTGGGATGGTTCTCCGGCAAACTCGCGGGCTGCTCAGCGAGCTCTTTACCATCGCGCTGCGTGCAACCGCGCGGCGCGGTTTGGGGAGTACACGCTGCAGTTCGAAAGCGACGCCGCGCAGGTGCTTCCGCCTGCCATACCTGAAGCCGTATTCGCGGGTGTTGTGTAG
- the tpiA gene encoding triose-phosphate isomerase produces the protein MGTNVRRKTIVANWKMHTSTAEAAQLANGIVKGLSPEERVSVILCPPFPYLALVGELLRNTQIQLGAQNMYPANDGAFTGEVSPTMLLDLGCKYVILGHSERRHVLGESDEFINNKVRFALAAGLDVILCVGETLDQRNSKQTEVVIDHQLNSGLANVAEAELLRISVAYEPVWAIGNAEHHATPQQAAEAHAMLRTRFAQIFGKSAAGALTIQYGGSVVPADAAAVLSQPGVDGALIGGASLKAEDFLSILGAAVGCFRNDFESGSYS, from the coding sequence GTGGGGACCAACGTCCGTCGCAAAACAATCGTAGCCAATTGGAAGATGCACACGTCGACAGCCGAAGCCGCGCAATTAGCTAATGGAATCGTCAAGGGGCTCAGTCCTGAAGAGCGCGTATCGGTGATCCTTTGTCCCCCGTTTCCCTATCTCGCGCTGGTCGGCGAACTCCTGAGAAATACTCAGATCCAGCTCGGCGCTCAGAACATGTACCCGGCAAACGACGGCGCCTTCACCGGCGAGGTAAGCCCCACGATGCTGCTTGACCTCGGTTGCAAGTATGTGATCCTCGGCCATAGCGAACGCCGACATGTTCTAGGGGAATCGGATGAGTTCATCAACAATAAGGTCAGGTTTGCGTTGGCGGCCGGGCTGGATGTGATCCTATGTGTGGGAGAAACTCTGGACCAGCGCAACAGCAAACAAACGGAAGTAGTGATTGACCACCAACTCAACTCTGGGCTGGCCAACGTCGCCGAAGCCGAGCTGCTCCGCATCAGTGTCGCCTACGAGCCGGTCTGGGCCATCGGCAACGCGGAGCACCATGCCACTCCGCAGCAAGCCGCAGAAGCGCATGCGATGCTGAGAACCCGCTTTGCTCAGATATTTGGAAAGTCGGCTGCGGGAGCGCTGACAATCCAATACGGCGGGAGCGTTGTACCCGCAGACGCAGCCGCAGTCCTAAGCCAGCCCGGCGTCGACGGCGCTTTGATCGGCGGTGCCAGTCTGAAGGCTGAGGATTTCTTATCGATCTTAGGTGCAGCCGTGGGTTGTTTCCGGAACGACTTCGAATCGGGCAGCTACTCCTAG
- a CDS encoding heavy metal translocating P-type ATPase: protein MSSDTASTGAESDIGSRSNAPNLPPQAELDPVCGMKIDPSSAMHLEYCRKTYFFCSSECAAKFREMPEKYIQPKMATAKPATPVSPAKTNGYICPMHPEVHRDDPGDCPQCGMALERETLTAPPSSPQYTCPMHHQIVRDEPGNCPICGMTLEPVTVTVNEANPELDSMTRRFWIGAVLTLPLLAIMVSDLLPTHPIQGLLKGSLLGWFELAIASPVVLWGGWPFFRRGWASIVSRNLNMFTLISIGAGSAYLYSVVAVFMPQLFPGSFRDMSGQLGLYFEAAAVITVLVLLGQVLELKARSQTSSAIIMLLGLAPKTARRISANGQEQDVNLNQIQVGDILRVRPGEKVPTDGVLTDGSSSVDESMVSGEPIPVEKTKDAKVIGGTINGTGSFVMRTERIGADTLLAQIVKMVSEAQRTRAPIQRLADTVASYFVPAVLVSAVITFITWAIYGPQPHYAHALVNAVAVLIIACPCALGLATPMAIMVGTGRGAGEGILIRNAEALEILEKVNTLVVDKTGTLTVGKPVLTALIPAEGFDEANLLQLTSSLEKASEHPLAAAILAAAQDKKVELLTVDAFQSVTGKGVTGTIQGKKISIGNVTLMGELGASIETLREKAEVLQAEGQTVMYVASDGRVAGFVAVSDPIKDSTAEAIEQLKKEGIKVVMVTGDNHKTAAAIAKKLGIDFEADVLPEKKAEVVKKLQAAGAIVAMAGDGVNDAPALAQAQVGIAMGTGTDVAMETGGITLIEGDLRGIVKARRLSQHTMSNIRQNLFFAFFYNALGVPLAAGVLYPFFGLLLSPMIAAAAMSFSSVSVIGNSLRLRSAKL, encoded by the coding sequence ATGAGCTCTGACACAGCCTCTACCGGTGCGGAATCTGACATCGGCTCGCGGAGCAACGCGCCGAACCTCCCGCCTCAGGCCGAACTCGATCCGGTTTGCGGTATGAAGATTGATCCGAGCAGCGCAATGCACTTGGAATACTGCCGCAAGACTTACTTTTTCTGCAGTTCGGAATGTGCCGCCAAATTCCGCGAGATGCCTGAAAAATACATCCAGCCGAAGATGGCGACTGCGAAACCGGCCACGCCGGTTTCGCCAGCGAAGACGAATGGCTACATCTGCCCTATGCACCCCGAGGTGCATCGAGATGATCCGGGCGACTGCCCGCAGTGCGGCATGGCGCTCGAACGGGAAACGTTGACCGCCCCTCCAAGCAGCCCGCAATACACCTGCCCCATGCATCATCAGATTGTTCGAGACGAGCCAGGGAACTGCCCAATTTGCGGCATGACGCTGGAGCCCGTGACGGTCACGGTAAACGAGGCGAATCCCGAACTCGACAGCATGACGCGGCGGTTCTGGATTGGTGCAGTCCTGACGCTCCCACTGCTCGCCATCATGGTCTCTGACCTCCTGCCTACCCATCCGATCCAAGGGCTCTTAAAGGGTTCGTTACTTGGCTGGTTTGAACTTGCCATCGCTTCACCGGTCGTTCTCTGGGGAGGCTGGCCATTCTTTCGGCGGGGCTGGGCGTCCATTGTGAGCCGAAACCTCAACATGTTCACCCTCATCTCGATTGGGGCCGGCTCTGCCTACCTGTACAGCGTCGTGGCTGTCTTTATGCCACAACTCTTCCCAGGATCGTTCCGCGACATGTCCGGTCAATTGGGCCTCTACTTCGAGGCTGCAGCCGTCATCACGGTACTCGTCTTGCTGGGCCAGGTCTTGGAATTGAAAGCGCGTAGCCAGACCAGTAGCGCGATCATAATGTTGCTCGGATTAGCACCCAAGACGGCACGACGCATCTCGGCAAACGGCCAGGAGCAAGATGTAAACCTGAATCAAATTCAGGTAGGCGACATTCTGAGAGTCCGCCCAGGTGAAAAGGTTCCAACGGACGGTGTCTTGACTGATGGCAGTAGCTCCGTGGACGAGTCGATGGTCAGCGGAGAACCCATCCCTGTTGAAAAGACCAAAGATGCAAAGGTCATCGGCGGCACGATCAACGGCACGGGCAGCTTCGTCATGAGGACTGAGCGCATCGGCGCTGACACTCTCCTCGCCCAGATCGTAAAGATGGTCAGCGAAGCACAGCGAACCCGCGCGCCCATCCAGCGGCTCGCGGATACCGTCGCCTCCTACTTCGTTCCAGCCGTACTTGTCTCTGCGGTCATCACATTCATCACATGGGCGATTTATGGGCCGCAGCCTCACTACGCCCATGCACTCGTAAATGCGGTGGCCGTGCTCATCATCGCCTGCCCGTGTGCATTGGGACTCGCAACGCCGATGGCGATCATGGTGGGAACGGGTCGAGGCGCCGGAGAGGGCATCCTCATCCGCAACGCTGAAGCACTGGAGATTCTGGAGAAGGTGAACACGCTTGTAGTCGATAAGACCGGAACGCTGACAGTCGGCAAGCCGGTACTCACCGCCCTCATCCCAGCCGAAGGCTTCGACGAGGCCAATCTCTTACAACTTACGTCAAGTCTCGAAAAGGCAAGTGAGCATCCTCTGGCGGCAGCCATCCTTGCGGCGGCCCAAGACAAGAAGGTTGAGCTGCTGACCGTCGATGCATTCCAGTCCGTGACCGGAAAGGGCGTTACCGGGACAATTCAGGGTAAGAAGATCTCCATCGGAAATGTAACCCTTATGGGTGAACTGGGAGCTTCCATCGAGACTTTGCGCGAGAAGGCGGAGGTTCTACAAGCCGAAGGGCAAACCGTGATGTACGTCGCATCAGACGGACGTGTCGCAGGTTTCGTCGCAGTTTCTGACCCCATCAAGGATTCGACAGCGGAGGCAATTGAACAGCTCAAGAAAGAGGGAATCAAGGTCGTTATGGTGACGGGCGACAATCACAAGACAGCCGCGGCCATCGCGAAGAAGCTGGGCATCGACTTCGAGGCTGACGTTCTCCCCGAGAAGAAGGCCGAGGTGGTGAAGAAGCTCCAAGCGGCCGGTGCAATCGTCGCAATGGCCGGGGACGGCGTGAACGACGCTCCCGCTCTCGCGCAAGCCCAGGTCGGCATCGCGATGGGGACGGGCACAGATGTAGCAATGGAAACAGGCGGCATCACCCTCATCGAGGGAGACCTTCGAGGCATCGTCAAAGCTAGAAGGCTAAGCCAGCACACGATGAGCAACATTCGGCAGAATCTCTTCTTTGCCTTCTTCTACAACGCTCTTGGGGTCCCGTTAGCTGCCGGAGTGCTCTACCCCTTCTTTGGGCTCCTGTTGAGTCCTATGATTGCCGCTGCTGCGATGAGCTTCAGCTCAGTTTCGGTAATTGGCAATTCTTTACGGCTTCGAAGCGCGAAGCTCTGA
- a CDS encoding zinc-binding dehydrogenase, which produces MKAAVLNAFGEKLAIETLPDPVLGTGEVIVDVVAAGVASYTGGVLSGARKYLLELPVVPGPGGIGRVRATGPDATKLVIGEWVFCDPTIRSRDDAVRPDMMLLGWTAVGPAALPLHRYFHNGTFAEQVLLPTENVTPIGEIEAADAGRWCALSSLLVPYGGLLAGDLRPGETLVINGATGGFGSAGIVVALAMGAGKVVATGRSEGALEDLAHRFGPRVQPARMTGFEQDDRRLIGKVAGGPIDFVLDLLPREASPSQVLAAVLAVRPGGRVVLMGGVGRQGGDGLAPPYPWFMRNDITVRGKWMYPRIAVSQMVRLVRAGLIDLAQFDVTEFSLDKANDAVTYAAANAGSLRLIALRPDRSC; this is translated from the coding sequence ATGAAAGCTGCAGTCCTGAATGCGTTCGGCGAGAAGCTCGCAATCGAAACTCTCCCCGATCCGGTACTCGGCACTGGCGAAGTGATCGTCGATGTTGTCGCTGCGGGCGTGGCGAGCTACACAGGCGGTGTTCTTTCCGGCGCTCGCAAGTACCTGTTGGAGCTGCCGGTAGTGCCCGGGCCGGGAGGTATAGGCCGGGTGCGCGCGACCGGGCCGGACGCAACAAAACTCGTGATCGGCGAATGGGTGTTTTGCGACCCGACGATCCGCTCGCGCGACGACGCGGTTCGGCCCGACATGATGCTTCTAGGCTGGACCGCCGTGGGGCCCGCCGCTCTGCCGCTGCACCGCTACTTTCATAACGGCACCTTCGCCGAGCAGGTGCTGCTTCCGACCGAGAACGTGACGCCTATCGGTGAGATTGAAGCGGCGGACGCGGGGCGCTGGTGTGCGCTGAGTAGTCTGCTCGTTCCGTATGGAGGGTTGCTGGCCGGCGATCTGCGACCCGGAGAAACGCTGGTGATCAACGGGGCCACTGGCGGTTTCGGAAGCGCCGGCATTGTTGTGGCTCTCGCCATGGGTGCAGGAAAAGTGGTCGCAACCGGCCGCAGCGAAGGGGCGCTGGAGGACCTAGCCCACCGATTTGGTCCGCGCGTGCAGCCTGCCAGAATGACCGGCTTCGAGCAAGACGATCGCCGACTAATCGGGAAGGTCGCCGGCGGGCCGATCGACTTCGTGCTCGATCTTCTGCCGCGAGAGGCCTCTCCCTCGCAGGTGCTTGCCGCCGTTCTTGCTGTGCGTCCGGGCGGCCGAGTGGTGCTGATGGGAGGCGTGGGCAGGCAGGGCGGTGACGGTCTTGCGCCGCCATATCCTTGGTTCATGCGCAACGACATCACCGTGCGTGGCAAATGGATGTACCCGCGTATTGCTGTGTCTCAGATGGTGCGACTGGTTCGAGCCGGCCTCATCGACCTCGCCCAGTTTGATGTGACCGAGTTCTCCCTGGACAAAGCCAACGATGCTGTGACTTACGCCGCCGCCAATGCAGGTTCACTTCGCCTCATCGCGCTGCGCCCTGATAGATCGTGCTAA
- a CDS encoding YciI family protein, with translation MKFVAIIEYGDTEKVRELHPVHREYLRRFLENEQLRAAGPFANDEGALWVLDAETAEAAEEIVKGDPYVEAGAIVSWKIRPLAYWSAQQAKGSR, from the coding sequence ATGAAGTTCGTCGCGATTATTGAATACGGGGATACAGAGAAGGTTAGGGAATTGCATCCAGTACATCGCGAATATCTGCGCCGATTTCTGGAGAATGAGCAGTTGCGTGCCGCAGGCCCGTTTGCTAATGATGAAGGTGCATTGTGGGTTCTTGACGCGGAGACTGCCGAAGCGGCGGAAGAGATCGTTAAAGGCGATCCCTATGTGGAGGCAGGAGCGATTGTCAGTTGGAAGATTCGCCCACTCGCCTATTGGTCTGCACAGCAGGCTAAGGGCTCGCGGTAG
- a CDS encoding DUF4232 domain-containing protein, whose product MKFLLLTLSLIAPIAHAAVPACASNQISLATDSEGGNFDGMSHGGTLLILRNIGPDACSVPGFPVLIFRDAAKATVAITRQVPPGMHPGPVILPAIIAPNAEVTASLRWVSGDVFDHGTCLTPATLSINIGGTELTTAFDYHLCGPTPAKITYESTRLVPDPVYTPRPAASNSVHP is encoded by the coding sequence ATGAAATTTCTCCTTCTAACGCTTTCTCTCATAGCACCCATCGCCCACGCAGCCGTGCCCGCCTGCGCCAGCAACCAGATCTCGCTCGCAACTGACAGCGAGGGCGGCAACTTCGACGGCATGTCCCATGGCGGCACCCTCCTCATCCTCCGCAACATCGGCCCAGACGCCTGCTCCGTCCCCGGCTTCCCCGTCCTCATCTTCCGCGACGCCGCCAAAGCCACCGTCGCCATCACCCGCCAGGTCCCGCCCGGCATGCACCCCGGTCCCGTCATCCTCCCCGCCATCATCGCTCCCAACGCAGAGGTCACTGCCAGCCTCCGCTGGGTCTCCGGAGACGTCTTCGATCACGGCACCTGCCTCACCCCGGCAACCCTCTCCATCAACATCGGCGGCACGGAGCTTACAACGGCCTTCGACTACCATCTCTGCGGACCCACACCCGCAAAAATTACCTATGAGTCCACGCGCCTCGTCCCCGATCCCGTCTACACGCCCAGGCCCGCGGCCTCAAATTCGGTGCACCCATAA
- a CDS encoding HAD family hydrolase: MPSPNTTTSSQTLLIDADDTLWENNIYFERAITAFISYLDHRVHTPAEVRSHLNVVEHATVAAHGYGLESFRKSLVTCFEQLADDPLTNAKRHRIHSFAQSIADQEIELLPGVSETLADLATRHRILLVTKGDPVEQKDKLHRSGLAKFFAAVEVLPEKHEDAYRSLSTNHACEAATTWMIGNSPKSDINPALAAGLHAIFIPHDFTWVLEHEVVNPPPTGQTLLELACFADLTKHF; this comes from the coding sequence GTGCCCTCTCCAAACACCACTACCAGCAGCCAGACCCTCCTCATCGACGCGGACGACACGCTCTGGGAGAACAACATCTACTTCGAACGCGCCATCACCGCGTTCATCTCCTACCTCGACCACCGCGTCCACACGCCCGCCGAAGTCCGCAGTCACCTCAACGTCGTCGAGCACGCCACAGTGGCTGCCCACGGCTACGGCCTCGAGAGCTTCCGCAAGTCGCTCGTCACCTGCTTCGAGCAGCTGGCCGACGATCCCCTCACCAACGCCAAGCGCCACCGCATCCACAGCTTCGCCCAGTCCATCGCCGATCAGGAGATAGAACTCCTCCCCGGCGTCTCCGAAACCCTCGCCGACCTCGCCACGCGCCACCGCATCCTTCTCGTCACCAAGGGCGATCCTGTGGAGCAGAAGGACAAACTCCACCGCTCTGGCCTCGCAAAGTTCTTCGCCGCTGTCGAGGTCCTCCCCGAGAAGCACGAGGACGCCTACCGCTCCCTCTCCACCAACCACGCCTGCGAAGCAGCCACCACCTGGATGATCGGCAACAGCCCCAAGTCCGACATCAACCCCGCGCTCGCTGCCGGCCTCCACGCCATCTTCATCCCCCACGACTTCACATGGGTCCTCGAGCATGAGGTCGTCAACCCGCCACCCACCGGCCAAACCCTTCTCGAACTAGCCTGCTTCGCCGACCTGACAAAGCACTTCTAA